The following coding sequences lie in one Pectobacterium sp. A5351 genomic window:
- the leuA gene encoding 2-isopropylmalate synthase, which translates to MSEQVIIFDTTLRDGEQALQASLSVKEKLQIAFALERMGVDVMEVGFPVSSPGDFESVQTIARNIKNSRVCGLTRCVEKDIDVAAEALRVADAFRIHTFIATSPMHIATKLRSTLDEVIERAIYMIKRARNYTDDVEFSCEDAGRTPIPDLCRVVEAAINAGARTINIPDTVGYTMPHEFGNIISSLYQRVPNIDKAIISVHTHDDLGLAVGNAMAAVHAGARQVEGTLNGIGERAGNCSLEEVIMAIKTRHNILNVHTNINHQEIYRTSQLVSQICNMPIPANKAVVGANAFAHSSGIHQDGVLKNRENYEIMTPESIGLKEVQLNLTSRSGRAAVKHRMEEMGYQDSDYNLDDLYSAFLKLADKKGQVFDYDLEALAFINRQQEEPEFYHLDYFSVQSGSSVMATASVKLICGEETQSEAATGNGPVDAVYQAINRITGYQVSLVKYQLTAKGQGRDALGQVDIVADYQGRRFHGVGLATDIVESSAQAMVNVLNNIKRAQQVEKEIQRLQQHNSQQQNDSKQQNSQETV; encoded by the coding sequence ATGAGCGAGCAAGTCATTATTTTTGATACCACATTACGCGATGGTGAGCAGGCTTTACAGGCGAGTCTGAGTGTAAAAGAAAAGCTGCAAATTGCTTTCGCCCTGGAACGTATGGGCGTTGATGTCATGGAAGTGGGCTTTCCGGTTTCCTCTCCCGGCGACTTTGAATCCGTTCAGACCATCGCCCGCAACATCAAAAACAGTCGTGTGTGCGGCCTGACCCGCTGCGTTGAAAAGGACATCGATGTCGCCGCAGAAGCGCTGCGTGTCGCAGACGCCTTCCGTATTCATACGTTTATCGCAACCTCACCGATGCACATCGCGACCAAGCTGCGCAGCACGCTGGACGAGGTGATCGAACGCGCCATCTACATGATCAAACGCGCGCGTAACTATACAGACGATGTCGAATTCTCATGCGAAGATGCAGGCCGTACACCAATCCCGGACCTGTGTCGTGTAGTTGAGGCCGCCATCAACGCCGGCGCCCGCACCATCAATATCCCGGATACTGTCGGCTACACCATGCCGCATGAGTTCGGCAATATCATCTCCTCTTTGTACCAACGCGTTCCTAATATCGATAAAGCCATTATTTCTGTTCACACCCATGACGATCTGGGTTTGGCGGTCGGCAACGCCATGGCAGCGGTACACGCCGGGGCTCGTCAGGTAGAAGGCACATTGAACGGTATCGGCGAACGTGCGGGTAACTGTTCACTGGAAGAGGTCATCATGGCGATCAAAACCCGCCATAACATCCTGAATGTCCACACCAATATCAATCATCAGGAAATCTACCGCACCAGCCAGTTAGTCAGCCAGATTTGTAATATGCCTATCCCTGCTAACAAAGCGGTGGTCGGTGCCAACGCCTTCGCTCACTCTTCTGGTATTCACCAGGATGGCGTACTGAAGAACCGTGAAAACTACGAAATCATGACGCCGGAATCCATCGGCCTGAAAGAAGTGCAGTTGAACCTGACTTCCCGTTCCGGTCGCGCCGCCGTGAAACACCGCATGGAAGAGATGGGTTATCAGGACAGCGATTATAATCTGGACGACCTGTACTCCGCCTTCCTGAAACTGGCAGATAAGAAAGGTCAGGTCTTTGATTACGATCTGGAAGCGCTGGCCTTTATCAACCGTCAGCAGGAAGAGCCTGAGTTCTACCATCTGGATTATTTCAGCGTTCAGTCCGGTTCCAGCGTGATGGCAACCGCTTCTGTCAAACTGATCTGCGGCGAAGAAACCCAGTCAGAAGCCGCCACGGGGAATGGCCCCGTCGATGCCGTGTATCAGGCAATCAACCGCATTACCGGTTATCAGGTTTCGCTGGTTAAATACCAACTGACCGCCAAAGGTCAGGGGCGTGATGCGCTGGGTCAGGTTGATATCGTTGCAGATTATCAAGGCCGCCGTTTCCACGGCGTCGGTCTGGCAACAGATATCGTTGAATCTTCCGCACAGGCAATGGTAAATGTATTAAACAACATCAAACGTGCTCAGCAGGTAGAAAAAGAAATTCAACGTCTGCAACAGCACAATAGCCAACAACAAAACGATAGCAAACAACAAAACAGTCAGGAAACAGTGTGA
- the leuB gene encoding 3-isopropylmalate dehydrogenase produces the protein MTKSYHIAVLPGDGIGPEVMAQAHKVLDAVRQRFGIRITTSEYDVGGIAIDRQGTPLPQATVAGCEQADAILFGSVGGPKWEHLPPAEQPERGALLPLRKHFKLFSNLRPARLYQGLEAFCPLRSDIAAKGFDILCVRELTGGIYFGQPKGREGSGQYERAFDTEVYHRFEIERIAHIAFESARKRRSIVTSIDKANVLQSSILWREIVNEVAKAYPDVKLSHLYIDNATMQLIKDPSQFDVMLCSNLFGDILSDECAMITGSMGMLPSASLNEQGFGLYEPAGGSAPDIAGKDIANPIAQILSLALLLRYSLGADDAAEAIEKAVNTALAEGYRTADLASTSNAIGTNEMGDVIARFVAQGA, from the coding sequence ATGACAAAGAGCTACCATATCGCCGTTTTACCCGGAGACGGCATTGGCCCGGAAGTAATGGCGCAGGCCCATAAAGTACTGGATGCGGTACGTCAGCGTTTTGGCATCCGCATTACCACCAGCGAATATGACGTTGGCGGTATCGCTATTGACCGCCAAGGTACGCCGCTGCCGCAGGCAACCGTCGCGGGTTGTGAGCAGGCCGATGCGATTCTGTTCGGTTCCGTGGGCGGCCCAAAATGGGAACACCTGCCACCGGCAGAGCAGCCGGAGCGCGGTGCGTTATTGCCTCTGCGTAAACACTTCAAACTGTTCAGCAACCTGCGTCCTGCGCGTCTGTATCAGGGGCTGGAAGCGTTTTGCCCGCTGCGTAGCGACATCGCCGCGAAGGGCTTTGATATTCTGTGCGTCCGTGAACTGACGGGTGGGATCTACTTCGGCCAGCCAAAAGGGCGTGAAGGTAGCGGTCAGTATGAGCGCGCTTTCGATACCGAGGTGTATCACCGTTTCGAGATTGAGCGTATCGCGCACATCGCGTTTGAATCCGCTCGCAAACGTCGCAGCATCGTGACGTCTATCGATAAAGCCAACGTGCTGCAAAGCTCGATTCTGTGGCGCGAGATCGTTAATGAAGTCGCCAAAGCCTATCCCGATGTGAAGCTGTCTCACCTGTATATCGATAACGCGACGATGCAGTTAATTAAGGATCCGTCTCAGTTTGACGTGATGCTGTGTTCTAACCTGTTCGGTGACATTCTGTCAGACGAGTGCGCCATGATTACCGGCTCAATGGGCATGCTGCCTTCTGCCAGCCTGAACGAGCAAGGCTTTGGCCTGTACGAACCTGCTGGCGGTTCCGCACCAGATATCGCTGGTAAAGATATTGCCAACCCGATCGCGCAGATTCTGTCGCTGGCACTGCTGCTGCGCTACAGCCTGGGTGCAGACGATGCCGCAGAGGCGATCGAAAAAGCGGTCAATACCGCACTGGCTGAAGGTTACCGCACCGCCGACCTGGCAAGTACCAGCAACGCGATTGGTACCAATGAAATGGGCGACGTGATTGCGCGTTTTGTCGCGCAAGGGGCATAA
- a CDS encoding AMP-dependent synthetase/ligase — protein MTNHLQPYHVVHRVQDRINHCAGRIALREWTPAGEKQLTWTQAGQRIQRIASALLALGVDVQERVAIFSYNSMNWSLADLALLHLRAISVPIYATNTAAQAAFIINDADIRTIFVGGQAQLDALLALRDTCPQLRNIIVMDEGINLRGSDIAQSLQEFEAQAVDDFWREEWQTRIDSRDLNDLFTLIYTSGTTGEPKGVMLDYTNMAMQLKLHDDRLDMSENDVSLCFLPLSHVFERAWSFVIMHRGAQNVYLRDTNLVRAAMQAVKPTVMCAVPRFYEKVYSAIHEKVAQAPWYRQRLFNWAVTQGQYVFLASQTAKKAGLFRRVMHRYADRLVLGKLRQLLGGEIRFMPAAGARLDDNIILFFSSIGIRIIYGYGMTETCATVSCWEENRFRLGSIGTPLPGIEVRIGEEKEIQVRGATIMRGYFHRPQETAETFTEDGWLRTGDAGELDANGNLFITERLKDLMKTSGGKYIAPQHLEGTLGQDRFIEQVAIIADTRKYVSALIVPCFEALEEYAHSINLKYHDRLELLRHSHIIELFEQRLWEMQKELSRVEQVKKFTLLPIPFSMEEGELTPTLKLRRKIINQRYQLEIDAMYAES, from the coding sequence ATGACTAATCATTTACAGCCATATCATGTGGTGCACCGGGTTCAAGATCGGATCAATCACTGCGCGGGTCGTATTGCGTTGCGCGAGTGGACGCCTGCGGGCGAAAAACAGCTCACCTGGACACAGGCCGGACAGCGCATTCAGCGCATTGCCAGCGCGCTTTTAGCGCTGGGCGTAGATGTTCAGGAGCGGGTGGCTATTTTTTCTTATAACTCGATGAACTGGTCGCTGGCCGATTTGGCGCTGCTGCACCTGCGGGCGATCAGTGTGCCAATCTATGCCACGAATACGGCGGCACAGGCGGCGTTTATCATCAATGATGCCGATATTCGTACGATATTCGTTGGGGGGCAGGCGCAGTTGGATGCCTTGCTGGCGCTGCGTGATACCTGTCCGCAACTGCGAAATATTATCGTGATGGATGAAGGCATTAATCTGCGCGGTAGCGATATTGCGCAATCTCTACAGGAATTTGAAGCGCAGGCGGTAGACGATTTCTGGCGTGAAGAATGGCAAACGCGCATCGATAGCCGCGATCTCAACGATCTGTTTACGCTGATTTATACCTCTGGCACCACCGGCGAACCGAAAGGCGTCATGCTGGATTACACCAACATGGCGATGCAGCTTAAGCTGCATGACGATCGTCTGGATATGTCGGAAAATGACGTATCGCTCTGTTTCTTACCGCTTTCACACGTATTTGAGCGCGCATGGAGCTTTGTCATTATGCATCGCGGCGCACAGAACGTGTACCTCCGTGATACGAATCTGGTACGTGCCGCGATGCAGGCGGTGAAGCCTACGGTGATGTGCGCGGTACCGCGTTTTTATGAGAAAGTGTATAGCGCAATCCATGAAAAAGTGGCGCAGGCGCCGTGGTATCGCCAGCGGCTCTTCAACTGGGCTGTTACGCAGGGGCAATACGTTTTTCTGGCTAGCCAGACGGCGAAAAAAGCGGGACTCTTCCGCCGCGTGATGCATCGCTATGCTGACCGTCTGGTGCTAGGGAAACTGCGCCAGCTTCTGGGAGGTGAGATTCGTTTTATGCCAGCCGCAGGCGCGCGACTGGATGACAATATCATTCTGTTTTTCAGCTCGATAGGGATTCGCATCATCTATGGTTACGGTATGACCGAAACCTGTGCGACGGTTTCCTGCTGGGAAGAAAATCGTTTCCGCTTAGGTTCTATTGGTACGCCGCTGCCGGGCATTGAAGTCCGCATTGGTGAGGAAAAAGAGATTCAGGTGCGCGGCGCGACCATCATGCGGGGTTATTTCCATCGCCCGCAGGAAACCGCAGAAACCTTTACCGAAGACGGCTGGTTGAGAACCGGCGATGCGGGAGAGCTGGATGCCAACGGTAACCTGTTTATTACCGAGCGCTTGAAGGATCTGATGAAAACGTCGGGCGGTAAATATATTGCTCCGCAGCATCTGGAAGGGACGCTGGGGCAGGATCGCTTTATCGAGCAGGTGGCGATTATCGCGGACACACGTAAGTACGTGTCTGCGCTGATTGTTCCCTGTTTCGAGGCGCTGGAAGAATACGCTCACTCCATCAATCTGAAGTATCACGATCGGCTGGAATTGCTGCGTCACAGCCATATTATTGAGCTGTTCGAGCAGCGCCTGTGGGAGATGCAGAAGGAACTTTCCCGCGTTGAGCAGGTGAAGAAATTCACGCTGTTGCCTATACCGTTTTCGATGGAGGAAGGGGAACTGACGCCAACACTCAAGCTACGCAGGAAGATTATCAACCAGCGTTACCAGTTGGAAATTGATGCGATGTACGCGGAATCCTGA
- the ilvI gene encoding acetolactate synthase 3 large subunit yields the protein MEMLSGAEMVVRSLIDQGVKHVFGYPGGAVLDIYDALHTVGGIEHILVRHEQGAVHMADGYARATGEVGVVLVTSGPGATNAITGIATAYMDSIPMVVLSGQVATSLIGYDSFQECDTVGISRPIVKHSFLVKKTEDVPTILKKAFYLASSGRPGPVVVDLPKDIMNPANKLPYVYPESVSMRSYNPTVQGHKGQIRRALQTLLAAKKPIIYSGGGVINAECHEELLTLAEKLNLPVTTSLMGLGGFPGTHRQCLGMLGMHGTYEANTAMHNADVIFAVGVRFDDRTTNNLAKYCPNATVLHIDIDPASISKTVNADIPIVGDAKQVLTLMLELLEQDGAPQQFDALRDWWQSIEQWRARHCLKYSTEGEKIKPQAVIETLHRLTEGKAYVASDVGQHQMFAALYYPFDLPRRWVNSGGLGTMGFGLPAALGIKLALPEETVICVTGDGSIQMNIQELSTALQYDLPVVVINLNNRFLGMVKQWQDMIYSGRHSSSYMESLPDFVKLAEAYGHVGISIDTPDELESKLSQALAQKDRLVFVDINIDSSEHVYPMQIRGGAMDEMWLSKTERT from the coding sequence ATGGAGATGTTGTCAGGTGCCGAAATGGTGGTCCGATCGTTGATCGATCAGGGCGTAAAACATGTGTTCGGTTATCCGGGCGGTGCGGTGCTGGATATTTATGATGCCCTGCATACGGTTGGCGGTATCGAGCATATTTTGGTGCGGCATGAGCAAGGTGCGGTACATATGGCCGATGGCTATGCACGAGCGACGGGCGAGGTCGGCGTTGTGCTGGTCACTTCCGGCCCGGGTGCGACCAACGCTATTACCGGTATCGCCACGGCGTATATGGACTCCATTCCTATGGTGGTGTTGTCCGGTCAGGTTGCGACTTCGCTGATTGGTTATGATTCCTTTCAGGAATGCGACACGGTGGGGATTTCCCGCCCTATCGTGAAACACAGCTTTTTGGTCAAAAAGACCGAAGATGTCCCCACGATCCTGAAAAAAGCGTTTTATCTGGCGTCCAGCGGGCGTCCGGGCCCGGTCGTCGTCGATCTGCCGAAAGACATCATGAATCCGGCAAATAAGCTGCCGTACGTTTATCCTGAAAGCGTCAGCATGCGTTCCTATAATCCGACGGTTCAGGGGCACAAAGGCCAGATTCGTCGTGCGCTGCAAACGCTGCTAGCGGCAAAAAAACCGATTATCTACAGCGGCGGTGGCGTGATTAACGCGGAGTGTCACGAAGAGCTGCTGACGCTGGCGGAAAAACTTAACCTGCCAGTGACCACTTCTCTGATGGGACTCGGTGGTTTTCCCGGTACGCACCGTCAGTGCCTCGGTATGCTGGGGATGCACGGGACGTATGAAGCCAATACGGCGATGCATAACGCCGATGTGATTTTCGCCGTAGGGGTGCGTTTCGACGACCGTACGACGAACAATCTGGCGAAGTATTGCCCGAATGCGACCGTACTGCACATTGATATCGATCCCGCGTCGATTTCCAAAACGGTCAACGCCGATATCCCTATCGTTGGCGACGCTAAACAGGTGTTAACCCTGATGCTGGAGCTGCTGGAACAGGATGGCGCGCCGCAGCAGTTCGATGCGCTACGCGACTGGTGGCAGAGCATTGAGCAGTGGCGTGCCCGTCACTGCCTGAAATACAGCACCGAAGGCGAGAAAATCAAACCGCAGGCGGTGATTGAAACGCTGCATCGTCTGACTGAAGGCAAAGCCTATGTGGCCTCAGACGTTGGTCAGCACCAAATGTTCGCCGCGCTGTATTATCCGTTCGATTTACCGCGCCGCTGGGTGAACTCCGGTGGGTTGGGCACGATGGGGTTTGGCCTGCCTGCGGCACTGGGTATTAAGCTCGCGCTACCGGAAGAGACCGTGATTTGTGTAACGGGCGACGGCAGTATTCAGATGAATATTCAGGAGCTTTCTACGGCGCTGCAATATGATTTGCCCGTTGTGGTCATCAACCTGAACAACCGCTTCCTCGGTATGGTGAAGCAGTGGCAGGACATGATTTACTCTGGCCGCCATTCCAGTTCTTACATGGAATCGTTACCGGATTTCGTCAAGCTGGCTGAAGCGTACGGTCACGTCGGGATTTCTATCGATACGCCGGACGAACTGGAAAGTAAGCTGTCACAAGCGCTGGCGCAGAAAGATCGTCTGGTGTTTGTTGATATCAACATCGACAGCAGCGAGCATGTTTACCCCATGCAGATTCGTGGCGGGGCGATGGATGAAATGTGGCTGAGCAAAACGGAGAGGACCTGA